From one Salvelinus sp. IW2-2015 unplaced genomic scaffold, ASM291031v2 Un_scaffold1588, whole genome shotgun sequence genomic stretch:
- the LOC139024506 gene encoding filaggrin-2-like — MMARRIYQNLVFSSMFGCLVWLTVVSVVHADGKFFLPGLRSGSLGPLGAEETWEVPCHLQQAALRQKTQCGLVTAVMPGVRTGDRVLALDNAKTCLSACPAGSWALVAGRSKESEVREVPPPHLDIEGARVLRLFITAFEVSGEGPSVPRGLGGVMVRRRDVGSVEDVCLNPSMLRDSTVSVRIALRVALRSSRAGGGALLEPVARLQCAVTFVCFSRTTVCSNQGSALKAVDVKIENTTVDNTHLDVFCVKDKGGPCGDPPAFPNTRLQGHTGFEMGDELLYSCLPGHVMPSGHSAFSLLCDSCGEWYGLVQLCSKSYSRGGEPTEEATDLEEEVDTEEEEHSDQAATDGQISVEGSRRRREEEEQGGDRAQRIRATTRGPASVREKRTGGVGKGARGGGGQEDERRQGGGGGEERDGGSGGEEHSDSEAITRRHVEPTHPLVTQDTPTEGDNRVRASGSELMESKQDDSQPEETKDYDSHEGHFQQPIDPVDHDYHHHDDHADHEDDVDHEHIDREHDDQREHNHYDHDGQTDPGHDESSEGEDHVVERLDHNDHDDHESYGSEDANRQAQGEHEEDDHEKAGRYDDVGEEHYDMGEHEEDQNHGAHDDHEDHEGHDRGDVTDHHDDHDHVHDHLDEDQSEHEDDRSDPNSHDHHYDDHDYDDYVIPPVGMTTGEPQNVTQEATGAKPTASSDETWLDGYPVSQEETDADKVGGGSSEEGVELEEEEKGVVVVGVTDLPNEVELSRPTPFTGVPQVPLSTTQGANPVEQDQDQGLVGGLTPTASPDLPLSPEATASDSHSADYATPSLTSSLDDDDDAPGNTARHSPTDSWETTDHVHPFLEHGPAPTAWTDDXIDEEERSAQHNLTRHSGEMEGEEGESEGETGETGCTGGEEDCPPPPPSSGRGSTVAAIVVAVCAVAVAATIGAWCYRRKQQKSSMYEMNGKGHSRHGQQIEMQQKV, encoded by the exons ATGATGGCACGACGCATTTACCAAAACCTGGTTTTCTCGTCCATGTTTGGATGCTTGGTTTGGCTAACGGTGGTTTCTGTCGTTCACGCTGACGGTAAGTTTTTTCTACCTGGCTT GCGCTCTGGGTCTTTGGGGCCGCTGGGG GCGGAGGAGACCTGGGAAGTCCCATGTCACCTCCAGCAGGCCGCGCTGCGCCAAAAGACGCAGTGTGGACTGGTCACCGCAGTGATGCCCGGTGTACGCACCGGGGACCGGGTTCTGGCTCTCGACAACGCGAAAACCTGcctctccgcctgccctgccggaagctgg GCCTTGGTGGCTGGCCGCTCcaaggagtctgaggtgcgggaggttcctccgccccatctggacatcgagggggcccggGTACTCCGTTTGTTCATAACTGCATTCGAggtgtcgggcgaggggccttcagtacctcgtggactgggaggggtaatggtccggaggagagatgtgGGTTCGGTGGAGGACGTTTGTTTgaacccttcaatgctgcgggattccaccgtctccgtccggatcgccctgcgcgtCGCCCTCCGGTCGTCCCGAGCCGGTGGTGGCGCGCTGCTAGAGCCTGTAGCCC GACTACAGTGTGCAGTAACGTTTGTGTGTTTCTCCAGGACTACAGTGTGCAGTAATCAGGGCAGTGCTCTGAAGGCAGTGGATGTGAAGATAGAGAACACTACAGTGGACAACACACACCTGGATGTGTTCTGTGTCAAAGACAaag gtggaccaTGTGGCGATCCCCCTGCGTTCCCCAACACACGTCTCCAGGGCCACACAGGGTTTGAGATGGGGGACGAGCTGCTGTACTCCTGTCTTCCTGGTCATGTGATGCCCAGCGGCCACTCAGCATTCAGCCTGCTGTGTGACAGCTGTGGAGAGTGGTATGGACTGGTACAGCTTTGTAGCAAAT CTTACAGCAG aggaggagaaccCACAGAGGAGGCAACTGACCTAGAGGAGGAGGTGGACACAGAAGAAGAGGAGCACAGCGACCAAGCAGCAACAGATGGCCAGATCAGTGTGGAGGGCAGTAGAAggcgcagagaggaggaggagcagggaggagatcGAGCACAGCGAATCAGGGCAACAACGAGGGGACCTGCCAGTGTGAGGGAGAAGAGAACAGGAGGAGTAGGCAAGGGAGCCCGAGGAGGAGGCGGCCAGGAGGACGAGAGgcggcagggaggaggaggaggcgaggagagagatggcggttcaggaggagaggagcacagCGACTCAG AGGCCATCACGAGGCGACATGTGGAACCCACCCACCCGCTAGTCACACAGGACACACCCACCGAGGGGGACAACCGTGTCAGGGCCTCCGGCAGCGAATTAATGGAGAGCAAGCAAGACGACAGCCAACCAGAGGAGACGAAGGATTATGACAGCCATGAGGGTCATTTCCAACAACCAATTGACCCCGTTGACCATGATTACCATCACCACGACGACCATGCTGACCACGAAGATGACGTTGACCATGAACATATTGACCGTGAACATGACGATCAACGTGAACATAACCACTATGACCACGACGGTCAAACAGATCCTGGCCACGATGAAAGCTCTGAGGGTGAAGACCATGTTGTCGAACGCCTTGACCACAATGATCATGATGACCATGAAAGCTATGGCAGTGAAGACGCCAACCGTCAGGCCCAAGGAGAACACGAGGAGGATGACCATGAGAAGGCTGGTCGGTACGATGACGTGGGCGAGGAGCATTATGACATGGGTGAACACGAGGAGGATCAAAACCACGGTGCACATGATGACCACGAAGACCACGAAGGTCATGACCGCGGTGATGTAACCGATCACCATGACGACCACGACCATGTCCATGATCACCTTGATGAAGACCAGAGTGAACATGAAGATGATCGTAGTGACCCTAACAGTCACGACCATCACTACGACGACCATGATTATGATGACTATGTGATCCCCCCCGTCGGCATGACAACAGGCGAGCCTCAGAACGTAACTCAGGAGGCGACGGGAGCAAAACCCACAGCCAGCTCAGACGAGACCTGGTTGGACGGCTACCCTGTTAGTCAGGAGGAGACCGACGCTGATAAAGTGGGCGGTGGATCCTCAGAAGAAGGGGTGGAGcttgaggaggaagagaagggtgtTGTGGTTGTCGGGGTGACTGACCTGCCCAATGAGGTGGAGTTGAGTCGTCCCACCCCGTTCACTGGAGTCCCCCAGGTCCCCCTGTCCACCACACAGGGGGCGAACCCTGTAGAGCAGGATCAGGACCAGGGCTTGGTGGGAGGACTCACCCCTACAGCCTCACCCGACCTACCTCTCTCCCCCGAGGCCACGGCTTCAGATTCACATTCAGCCGACTACGCCACCCCCTCTCTGACATCATCACTGGATGACGATGACGATGCCCCCGGCAACACAGCCAGGCATTCTCCCACAGACTCCTGGGAAACCACGGATCACGTGCACCCTTTCCTGGAGCACGGCCCCGCCCCCACAGCGTGGACTGATGACRTCATCGACGAGGAGGAACGTTCGGCCCAGCACAACCTGACTCGACACAGCggggagatggagggtgaggagggggagagcgaAGGTGAGACGGGGGAGACAGGGTGTACTGGGGGTGAGGAGGActgccctcctccccctccctcctccggcAGGGGTTCCACGGTTGCAGCCATTGTGGTTGCTGTGTGCGCGGTTGCTGTGGCAGCCACCATCGGGGCGTGGTGTTACCGGCGGAAGCAGCAGAAGAGCTCGATGTACGAGATGAACGGGAAGGGTCACAGCAGACATGGACAACAGATAGAGATGCAACAGAAAGTctaa